In a single window of the Dinghuibacter silviterrae genome:
- a CDS encoding S1C family serine protease, whose product MEPMIQWVNNDLERDRELLDSYSRTITGVVAGAGAAVVHIQVEKTETDPRTKAPRTARGAGSGFIISSDGFIVTNHHVIEGAEKIQATLAGGQVLQADLKGSDPSTDIAVIKVYGEGLGTLAFADSDRLQVGQIAIAVGNPLGLQYTVTSGIVSALGRTLRAKNGRLIDDVLQTDAALNPGNSGGPLLDTHGHVIGVNTATIPSAQGLCFAVSSNLSSYIAGKLIIEGRVRRAQLGIAGQLVNLTERMVAVGKLSRHTGVYVSEKIADAGVRNDALRVGDILVAFNGLPVGSTDDLHRYLTFETVGVRQELTVFRDGQLQTVAVVPGERR is encoded by the coding sequence ATGGAACCAATGATACAGTGGGTGAACAATGACCTGGAGCGCGACAGGGAACTGCTGGACAGCTACTCCAGGACCATCACCGGCGTCGTAGCCGGTGCGGGCGCCGCGGTCGTACATATACAAGTGGAAAAAACAGAAACGGACCCCCGCACCAAGGCCCCCAGGACCGCACGCGGCGCCGGTTCGGGTTTTATCATCTCCTCCGACGGTTTTATCGTAACCAACCACCACGTGATCGAAGGCGCGGAAAAAATACAGGCGACCTTAGCCGGCGGCCAGGTACTCCAGGCCGACCTTAAGGGATCCGATCCCTCCACCGACATTGCCGTCATCAAGGTATACGGGGAAGGCCTGGGCACCCTTGCTTTTGCCGACTCCGATCGTCTCCAGGTGGGACAAATCGCCATCGCTGTGGGAAATCCTCTGGGGTTGCAATACACCGTCACCTCCGGCATCGTCAGCGCCCTGGGCCGCACGCTCCGCGCCAAAAACGGCCGTCTGATCGACGATGTCCTCCAAACCGACGCCGCCCTCAACCCGGGCAACTCCGGCGGGCCTTTGTTGGATACCCACGGGCACGTCATCGGCGTCAATACCGCCACGATCCCGTCCGCCCAGGGTCTTTGTTTTGCGGTGTCCTCCAACCTCTCCTCCTATATCGCGGGCAAACTCATCATCGAGGGCCGGGTCCGCCGTGCCCAGCTCGGCATCGCCGGCCAACTGGTCAACCTGACAGAAAGAATGGTCGCGGTGGGCAAGCTGTCACGTCACACCGGGGTCTACGTCAGCGAAAAGATCGCCGACGCGGGGGTGCGCAACGATGCCCTCCGGGTCGGGGACATCCTCGTGGCTTTTAATGGGTTGCCGGTGGGGTCAACGGATGACCTGCATCGGTATTTGACGTTTGAGACGGTGGGAGTGCGGCAGGAGTTAACGGTTTTCCGGGACGGGCAATTGCAGACGGTGGCGGTGGTGCCGGGCGAGCGGCGATAG
- a CDS encoding glycoside hydrolase family 2 protein, with the protein MQGFRFFLPGASLVLALGVLAAAAQRAAGQPAAPSGGASRAALSGSAPSGGAPRVAPFGGVPRLEVSFDRGWERYAIDSPNAPAGAGRVRQGTAFTGQFTDEHVAAAGSDEISSATRGFNREYPLIRGAYWTRVTLPASARDESELNPGPRQFVGICYYRKRFRVPTDGREYSLRFDAAMQVASVWVNGRFVLQHQGGYLPFTVPVFRGDSVIVVRVDNRNNNQTPPGKSLERLGFLYWSGIYRNVWLVGLPPRHIDVFARYEEVSDSSATVVVRTTATDDVQILAMRAWARHKADARVRLMAGTRIRQMLDGQIMAEGDATDSLVQRFTVVHPHLWSPEDPHLYTLRTQLLSGGRVIDEEVHRIGIRSLAFSRAHGFVLNGRPYRIVGTNRHQDHPYIGNALSAAANYRDLKRIKDAGMNFVRLAHYPQDPSVYEVCDSIGLMVADPIPGWQFFNNSERFRSRVFRDIRETVRRDRNHPCVIMWEMSLNESYPPDSFRIASARVAHEEYPGDQFFTSGDTYGAQHTAWDVPYNSWEDPFGRPQDVQPLQPGFVREYGHYEFGGAESTTNANASTGEASLLHNAWNVQWEHNLLRGPSYYPWTVGDANWAFYDGFEAPTKGTTDWGVMDVFRLPKFSYYFFQSQAARPMVYIANWWTPFDTSGKVVIYSNADSVALYRDGTLLAVRSPDDGPDSGYGDWDHGGNPFDGGNARHLAHPPFTFTGIRFTPGALKAVGYRHGVPVAFDVRRTPGVPARLTLDADLQGMPLQANGVDVVFVHASLVDSAGAVEVLDNATEVAFSVSGEGVAAGPSTAPLRGGVATILVRSTGRVGTIRINAVCKGIHKSLILQTQ; encoded by the coding sequence ATGCAGGGGTTTCGGTTTTTTCTTCCCGGGGCCAGCCTTGTGCTGGCCCTTGGGGTTTTGGCGGCGGCCGCGCAACGGGCGGCGGGGCAACCGGCGGCACCTTCCGGCGGCGCTTCGCGGGCGGCCCTATCCGGCAGCGCCCCTTCCGGCGGCGCACCGCGGGTGGCCCCTTTCGGCGGCGTCCCGCGCCTCGAAGTTTCCTTCGACCGCGGGTGGGAGCGGTACGCCATCGACTCGCCCAATGCGCCCGCTGGCGCGGGGCGGGTGCGTCAGGGGACTGCGTTTACCGGGCAATTTACGGACGAGCATGTTGCGGCGGCGGGATCCGACGAAATCTCGTCGGCGACGCGCGGGTTCAACCGTGAATATCCCTTGATCCGGGGCGCTTATTGGACGCGCGTCACACTCCCCGCATCTGCCAGGGACGAGTCGGAGCTGAACCCCGGCCCGCGGCAATTCGTGGGCATCTGCTATTACCGGAAACGCTTTCGCGTGCCCACCGACGGACGGGAATACAGCCTGCGGTTTGACGCCGCCATGCAGGTCGCCTCGGTCTGGGTCAACGGACGGTTCGTGCTCCAGCACCAGGGTGGGTACCTGCCGTTTACGGTGCCTGTTTTTCGCGGGGACAGCGTCATCGTCGTCCGGGTCGACAACCGGAACAACAACCAGACGCCGCCCGGCAAGTCCCTGGAGCGGTTGGGGTTCCTGTATTGGAGTGGGATTTATCGGAATGTGTGGCTGGTGGGGCTGCCGCCGCGGCATATCGATGTATTTGCGCGGTACGAGGAGGTGTCTGACTCGTCCGCGACCGTTGTCGTGCGGACCACCGCGACGGACGACGTGCAAATCTTAGCGATGCGTGCCTGGGCACGCCATAAGGCGGACGCGCGGGTCCGCCTTATGGCGGGTACCCGCATACGCCAGATGTTGGACGGTCAGATCATGGCCGAGGGTGACGCGACGGACTCGCTGGTACAGCGGTTTACCGTGGTACACCCACACCTATGGTCACCCGAAGACCCACATTTGTACACGCTGCGCACGCAACTGCTCTCCGGCGGGCGCGTCATCGACGAAGAGGTCCACCGCATCGGCATCCGGTCGTTGGCGTTTTCCCGGGCTCACGGTTTCGTCCTCAACGGCCGCCCCTATCGGATTGTAGGCACCAACCGGCACCAGGATCATCCCTATATCGGGAACGCCCTGTCTGCCGCGGCCAACTACCGTGACCTCAAACGCATCAAGGACGCCGGGATGAATTTCGTGCGGCTCGCGCACTACCCGCAAGACCCGTCCGTATACGAGGTCTGTGACTCCATCGGCCTGATGGTCGCCGATCCCATTCCCGGCTGGCAGTTCTTCAACAACAGTGAGCGCTTCCGTTCCCGCGTCTTCCGCGACATACGCGAAACCGTACGCCGGGACCGCAACCATCCCTGCGTCATTATGTGGGAAATGAGCCTCAACGAAAGCTACCCACCGGATTCGTTTCGCATCGCCTCGGCGCGCGTGGCCCACGAGGAGTACCCCGGGGACCAATTCTTTACGTCCGGAGATACGTATGGCGCGCAACATACTGCCTGGGATGTACCCTACAACAGTTGGGAAGACCCGTTTGGCCGGCCGCAGGACGTACAGCCTTTGCAGCCCGGTTTTGTCCGCGAATACGGCCATTATGAATTCGGGGGAGCGGAATCCACGACCAATGCCAACGCTTCTACCGGCGAGGCATCGTTGCTACACAACGCCTGGAACGTCCAGTGGGAGCACAACCTGTTGCGAGGGCCGTCTTATTACCCCTGGACCGTGGGCGACGCCAACTGGGCGTTTTATGATGGGTTTGAGGCGCCGACCAAAGGGACGACGGACTGGGGCGTGATGGACGTCTTCCGCCTGCCCAAGTTCAGCTACTACTTCTTTCAAAGCCAGGCCGCCCGGCCAATGGTCTATATCGCCAACTGGTGGACGCCCTTCGATACATCCGGGAAAGTGGTGATCTATTCCAATGCAGACTCGGTGGCGCTGTATCGTGACGGGACACTGCTCGCGGTGCGAAGTCCCGACGATGGACCGGATTCGGGGTATGGCGACTGGGACCACGGGGGGAATCCCTTTGACGGAGGGAATGCGCGGCATCTGGCGCATCCGCCGTTTACCTTCACCGGCATACGATTTACGCCCGGGGCGTTAAAGGCCGTGGGGTACCGTCATGGCGTGCCGGTGGCATTCGACGTGCGGCGCACGCCGGGAGTGCCCGCGCGGTTGACACTCGACGCCGACCTCCAGGGGATGCCGCTGCAGGCGAACGGAGTGGATGTAGTGTTTGTCCACGCGTCCTTGGTGGATTCCGCGGGTGCGGTCGAGGTGTTGGACAATGCGACTGAAGTCGCCTTCTCGGTGAGCGGGGAAGGGGTTGCCGCCGGGCCGTCAACCGCACCCTTGCGGGGAGGCGTAGCCACCATCCTTGTACGAAGCACCGGCCGTGTGGGAACCATCCGGATAAACGCCGTTTGTAAGGGCATCCATAAAAGCCTTATTTTACAAACGCAATGA
- a CDS encoding glycoside hydrolase family 97 protein codes for MKSRIVGALLLISANIHAQTFSVTSPDGRTTMSVTPNLNLQVTHDQRTLVNAKSLIGLSIDSAGTNNWKPLKATRSTTDTWIHPQVPVKFASIRDHYNEGVFPFKNGISLILRAYDNGVAYRWVIHRKGAYKIWKETLHLQFQPTDTAWYPLEDGFYSHNERNFVPLTLDSIKQNKLASLPVTLSDNGTKLFFSEADLYDYAGLWVRGDGQGGLDATWPSYPKTLKETSDRDRKVLEREDYIAEGEGDKLLPWRLLAIEDKDGGLLTNTLVYQLSRGTKEDFSWVQPGKVSWDWWNDNNVYDVDFRAGINTATYKYYIDFAARYGLSYIILDEGWSPVNDILKVVPDLDMQALMDYAKSKNVGVILWVSWLSLDKQLDQALDLYARWGVKGIKVDFMQRDDQLMVNYYEKVAKATAARHMLVDFHGAYKPTGLDRQYPNALTREGVFGNENSKWADVRDPRVLDPRHNVTLAFTRMVAGPMDYTPGAMQNATQHAWAAIFSNPMSKGTRCQQLAMYVVYESPLQMLCDNPTHYYKEPECMDFLSTVPATWDTTVVLQASVSHVVALARRATNGDWYIGAMTDWTPRDLDLDLSFLGGGAWTMDSWQDGINADRNAEDFKRITGQSVPGTLHVHLAPGGGFAARITKAH; via the coding sequence ATGAAGTCAAGAATTGTTGGCGCTTTATTGCTGATCAGTGCAAATATCCATGCACAAACCTTTAGCGTAACGTCCCCCGACGGGCGGACGACGATGAGCGTAACGCCGAACCTGAACCTCCAGGTCACCCACGACCAGCGAACCCTGGTGAACGCCAAAAGCCTGATAGGCTTGTCCATAGACTCTGCGGGGACAAACAACTGGAAGCCCTTAAAAGCGACCCGCAGCACGACCGACACCTGGATCCACCCCCAGGTCCCCGTCAAGTTCGCCTCCATCCGGGATCATTATAACGAAGGCGTATTCCCCTTCAAGAACGGCATAAGCCTCATCCTAAGGGCTTATGATAACGGCGTCGCCTACCGCTGGGTCATTCACCGCAAGGGCGCGTATAAAATTTGGAAAGAAACCCTGCACCTTCAGTTCCAACCCACCGATACGGCCTGGTATCCGCTGGAGGACGGTTTTTACTCGCACAACGAACGCAATTTTGTACCGCTCACCCTTGACAGCATCAAACAAAACAAGCTCGCGAGCCTGCCGGTGACGCTCAGCGACAACGGGACGAAGCTCTTTTTCTCGGAAGCCGACCTCTACGACTATGCGGGTCTCTGGGTAAGAGGAGACGGGCAAGGCGGATTAGACGCCACTTGGCCTTCCTATCCAAAAACCTTAAAAGAAACAAGCGACCGGGATAGAAAAGTCCTGGAACGCGAAGACTATATCGCGGAAGGGGAAGGCGACAAACTACTCCCCTGGCGGCTCCTGGCGATCGAGGACAAGGACGGCGGGTTGTTGACCAACACGCTGGTGTATCAGCTGTCCCGTGGCACGAAGGAGGACTTTAGCTGGGTGCAACCGGGCAAAGTCTCCTGGGATTGGTGGAACGACAACAACGTCTATGACGTGGACTTCAGGGCGGGGATCAACACCGCAACCTACAAATATTATATCGACTTCGCGGCCCGGTACGGGTTGTCCTATATCATCCTTGATGAGGGCTGGAGCCCGGTCAACGACATCCTGAAAGTGGTGCCGGACCTGGATATGCAGGCGCTCATGGACTATGCGAAGTCGAAGAACGTCGGTGTCATCCTGTGGGTGTCCTGGCTTTCCCTGGACAAACAACTGGACCAGGCCCTGGACCTGTATGCCCGCTGGGGTGTCAAGGGGATTAAGGTCGACTTTATGCAGAGGGACGACCAGCTCATGGTGAACTACTACGAGAAGGTGGCCAAAGCAACGGCGGCGCGGCACATGCTGGTGGACTTTCACGGGGCGTATAAACCGACGGGGCTGGACCGCCAGTACCCCAATGCCCTGACCCGGGAAGGCGTTTTCGGGAACGAAAACAGCAAGTGGGCCGACGTCCGCGATCCCCGCGTCCTGGATCCGCGGCACAACGTCACCCTTGCGTTTACGCGGATGGTGGCGGGCCCAATGGACTACACACCGGGCGCCATGCAGAATGCCACGCAGCACGCATGGGCAGCCATCTTCAGCAACCCGATGAGCAAGGGCACGCGCTGCCAGCAACTGGCGATGTATGTCGTGTACGAGAGCCCGCTCCAGATGCTTTGCGACAATCCTACGCACTACTATAAGGAACCCGAATGCATGGACTTCCTGAGCACGGTTCCCGCGACCTGGGATACGACCGTGGTCCTGCAGGCAAGCGTCAGCCATGTCGTTGCCCTGGCCCGCCGGGCCACCAACGGAGACTGGTACATCGGCGCCATGACCGACTGGACGCCCCGGGACCTCGACCTGGACCTTTCGTTTTTGGGCGGCGGCGCCTGGACCATGGACAGCTGGCAGGATGGGATCAATGCGGACCGCAACGCGGAAGACTTTAAGCGCATAACGGGCCAGTCTGTGCCCGGCACGCTGCACGTTCACCTCGCACCGGGCGGGGGCTTCGCAGCACGGATCACCAAGGCACACTAA
- a CDS encoding alpha/beta hydrolase family protein: MKRFFLMALCLCARAADAQLNGTWSGKLAGSITVVFHFTPAGDATEGTLDVPQQGAIGLPIRQVVLNGDSLVCQLNAPLATFAAVRTSDSTFDGVWTQGKGHVPLYIRHLTGAEAAAFAPPARPQTPVRPWPYRSDSVEYDNTDRTVHLAGTLTYPSTGGPFPVAVLITGSGIQDRDETIFGHRPFAVIADYLTRRGYAVLRVDDRTAGLSRGDVAGATSADFAKDVETSLAWLKTRKNIDTTRMGLIGHSEGAMIAPMIAARDKSIDFIILLAAPAEGGYATMGFQTLRPLEYAKAPANVMKASMMREKILLSHMLRDTTVTAFIQGVDAQYRAYTETCLDSTHHLPDYIVPPDQLREALVRQAPSLISPWWKFFLSYDPAPDYRRLQCYVLALGGDKDIQVDNSIDLRLILNYVNPAEKPKLTEELLPGLNHLFQHCHTCTVEEYGKLEETFSPEVLKTMGDWLDKRLKPAPPF, translated from the coding sequence ATGAAACGTTTTTTCCTGATGGCGCTATGCTTATGCGCACGCGCCGCCGATGCGCAGTTGAACGGTACCTGGAGCGGCAAGCTTGCCGGTAGTATCACGGTGGTTTTTCATTTTACGCCCGCTGGAGACGCGACAGAAGGCACCCTTGACGTTCCACAGCAGGGCGCCATCGGTCTCCCGATCCGGCAAGTGGTGTTGAACGGGGACAGCCTTGTTTGCCAGCTAAATGCGCCCCTGGCGACCTTTGCGGCGGTCAGGACCAGCGATTCGACGTTTGACGGCGTCTGGACGCAAGGCAAAGGACACGTACCGCTGTACATCCGTCACCTTACCGGCGCCGAGGCGGCGGCTTTTGCGCCCCCGGCCCGGCCACAGACGCCGGTAAGGCCTTGGCCTTACCGCAGCGACAGCGTTGAATACGATAACACAGACAGGACCGTACACCTGGCGGGGACGCTGACCTATCCGTCCACCGGCGGCCCCTTTCCCGTGGCGGTCCTGATCACGGGCAGCGGTATCCAGGACCGGGACGAGACGATTTTTGGCCACCGTCCTTTTGCCGTGATCGCCGACTACCTGACCCGGAGGGGGTATGCCGTGCTGCGCGTGGACGACCGGACCGCGGGTTTATCCAGGGGCGACGTTGCCGGCGCCACCAGCGCCGACTTTGCAAAGGATGTGGAGACCAGCCTCGCCTGGCTAAAGACAAGGAAAAACATCGATACCACGCGCATGGGGTTGATCGGGCACAGCGAGGGCGCGATGATCGCCCCGATGATCGCGGCCCGGGACAAGTCTATCGATTTTATCATCTTACTGGCGGCGCCCGCCGAGGGCGGTTATGCGACGATGGGTTTCCAGACCCTGAGACCGTTGGAATATGCAAAGGCACCCGCGAACGTGATGAAGGCGAGTATGATGAGGGAAAAAATCCTGTTGTCGCACATGCTCAGGGATACCACCGTCACGGCGTTCATACAGGGCGTAGATGCCCAGTACCGGGCGTATACGGAAACCTGTTTGGACTCCACCCATCACCTTCCCGACTACATTGTCCCCCCGGACCAGCTCCGGGAAGCCCTGGTCCGCCAGGCACCGTCCCTGATATCCCCCTGGTGGAAGTTCTTCCTGTCCTATGATCCGGCGCCGGACTACCGGAGGTTGCAGTGTTACGTCCTGGCCCTGGGGGGCGACAAAGACATACAGGTAGACAATTCGATCGACCTCCGGCTCATCCTGAACTATGTAAATCCTGCGGAAAAACCAAAGCTGACGGAGGAGCTCCTCCCCGGGTTGAACCACCTTTTCCAGCACTGCCATACCTGTACCGTGGAAGAATACGGGAAGCTGGAGGAGACGTTTTCCCCCGAGGTGCTGAAGACCATGGGCGACTGGCTGGACAAACGGCTCAAGCCGGCGCCGCCATTCTGA
- a CDS encoding RagB/SusD family nutrient uptake outer membrane protein, giving the protein MKKLLYIPILLLALSACKKNFLDRQPTDSLSNSSLFSDSSDVIAALNGCYSGWSNPVSGLQGWADGYNVIYMDACSDNVYSQYPWEGFQAYGNGSATPGGVVPNGNSDNLYNYVTIQKCNWFLSNVTRAPISTGLLARTQSEARFIRAYQYFMMSQLYGGVPLVTSSLTPAQADAVQRTTKDSVTQFVLSELAAIAPNLPVAYSGGAGSEIGRITRGAAVALKARIELYTGDYADCITDCQQVMQLGYALYPSYTDLFREKFAENSEVILDVKYIGNTSTSNTNWVVGVMPSFTYGGWSSLDPLQSLVDAYEMTNGKTIDDPTSGYDASNPFANRDPRLAASVVYPGEQYPYADGSSNYYDPLDASSSDFYQSGNNTSVTGYLEKKFTAVLSDYNGDNGIFNTGLSMILIRYAEILLMDAEAKIESGKIDATVYNDLNQVRARAGMPAVDQSVYNSQATLRTLVRRERRVELALEGLRWFDIQRWQIGAQVMAGPVTGARLGTVNATTGVVTYTGGNIPVETRLFDPSKNYLWPIPQSEIDINKQLKQNPGY; this is encoded by the coding sequence ATGAAGAAGCTTCTATATATCCCTATCTTACTGCTGGCGTTGAGTGCCTGTAAAAAGAATTTCCTTGACCGGCAGCCCACCGACAGCCTGAGCAACTCCAGTCTTTTCAGCGATTCCAGCGACGTCATCGCCGCCCTCAACGGCTGCTATTCCGGCTGGTCCAACCCCGTCTCCGGTCTCCAGGGCTGGGCCGACGGGTACAACGTAATCTACATGGACGCCTGTTCCGACAACGTGTACAGCCAATATCCATGGGAAGGCTTCCAGGCCTACGGGAACGGTTCCGCCACCCCCGGGGGTGTCGTCCCCAACGGGAATTCGGACAACCTGTACAACTATGTCACGATCCAGAAGTGCAACTGGTTCCTGTCCAACGTGACCCGCGCACCGATCAGCACCGGCTTGCTTGCCCGCACCCAAAGCGAGGCCCGGTTTATCCGCGCGTACCAGTACTTTATGATGTCCCAGTTGTACGGTGGTGTGCCCCTGGTTACGTCGTCCCTGACCCCTGCCCAGGCCGATGCCGTACAGCGGACCACCAAGGATTCCGTCACCCAATTTGTGTTGAGCGAGCTGGCCGCCATCGCGCCCAACCTTCCGGTGGCCTATTCCGGCGGCGCGGGCTCCGAAATCGGGCGCATTACCCGTGGAGCAGCGGTCGCTTTGAAAGCCCGGATTGAGCTTTACACCGGCGATTATGCCGACTGTATCACCGATTGTCAGCAGGTCATGCAATTGGGTTACGCCCTGTATCCCAGCTACACCGATTTGTTCCGGGAAAAGTTTGCGGAGAACAGCGAGGTCATCCTCGACGTGAAATACATCGGCAATACCAGCACATCCAACACCAACTGGGTGGTTGGCGTCATGCCCAGCTTTACCTACGGCGGCTGGTCTTCCCTTGACCCGCTCCAATCCCTGGTCGATGCGTATGAAATGACCAACGGGAAAACCATCGACGACCCTACCTCCGGGTACGATGCGTCCAATCCCTTTGCGAACCGCGATCCCCGCCTGGCCGCTTCGGTGGTGTATCCCGGAGAGCAATATCCCTACGCCGACGGAAGTTCTAACTATTACGACCCGCTCGATGCCTCGTCTTCCGACTTTTACCAGTCCGGGAACAACACCTCGGTGACCGGGTACCTGGAAAAGAAGTTCACCGCTGTTTTATCGGACTATAACGGGGACAACGGTATCTTCAATACCGGGCTCAGCATGATCCTCATCCGCTACGCAGAAATCCTGCTCATGGACGCCGAGGCCAAGATCGAGTCCGGAAAGATCGACGCCACCGTCTACAACGACCTCAACCAGGTCCGCGCCCGCGCAGGGATGCCCGCCGTCGACCAAAGCGTCTACAACAGCCAGGCCACCTTGCGCACCCTTGTCCGCCGCGAACGCCGTGTCGAGCTTGCCCTCGAAGGCCTTCGCTGGTTTGACATCCAGCGGTGGCAGATCGGGGCCCAGGTCATGGCGGGGCCCGTTACCGGGGCGCGTCTCGGCACGGTCAATGCCACCACCGGTGTCGTGACGTATACCGGGGGAAACATACCGGTGGAGACGCGGTTGTTTGATCCGAGCAAGAATTATTTGTGGCCGATACCGCAGTCAGAGATTGATATCAATAAGCAGTTAAAACAAAATCCGGGGTACTAA
- a CDS encoding SdpI family protein, with amino-acid sequence MRTKISWTDGVALVVLFLPLAYFIYLYPGLPQTVALHFNVKGEPDRWGNKSETWLPILMLSVVALGVGLLVRFLPLIDPKKKVQYSEGTLIKLSYGLVLFLTVLNFMIVHASQTGHFALGRGFFPVMGLFYVYLGNLFNNIKPNYFVGIRTPWTLENESVWRKTHHWGGRLWVIGGLTLAVTTFFWPKVAVFLTGTAILALAPIIYSYVCYRQIQKTV; translated from the coding sequence ATGCGTACAAAAATCTCCTGGACGGACGGGGTGGCGCTGGTTGTCTTGTTCTTGCCCCTGGCTTATTTCATCTATCTATACCCCGGTTTGCCGCAGACCGTCGCACTACACTTCAATGTAAAAGGCGAGCCGGATCGCTGGGGTAACAAAAGCGAGACCTGGCTCCCCATTCTGATGTTGTCCGTTGTGGCTTTGGGCGTGGGTTTGCTGGTGCGTTTCCTGCCGCTGATCGACCCCAAAAAGAAAGTACAGTACTCGGAAGGCACACTGATAAAGCTCAGTTATGGCCTTGTTTTGTTCCTCACCGTTCTCAACTTTATGATCGTACACGCCAGCCAGACGGGGCATTTCGCCCTGGGGCGCGGATTTTTCCCGGTGATGGGCCTGTTTTATGTCTATTTAGGAAACCTTTTCAATAATATAAAGCCCAATTATTTTGTCGGGATCCGGACGCCCTGGACGCTGGAGAACGAAAGCGTATGGAGAAAGACCCATCATTGGGGTGGGCGTCTTTGGGTCATCGGGGGGCTTACCCTGGCGGTGACGACCTTCTTTTGGCCGAAGGTCGCGGTGTTCCTGACGGGGACGGCTATCCTTGCCCTCGCGCCCATCATTTACTCCTATGTGTGTTACAGGCAAATACAAAAAACAGTATGA
- a CDS encoding autorepressor SdpR family transcription factor has product MNQLFKALNDPTRRAILDLLKDKDLTAGQIAEQFDISWPSISHHLDLLKRTGLVTAQKEGQFVYYSINTTVMDEMLQWILQLTHKKQP; this is encoded by the coding sequence TTGAACCAGCTCTTCAAAGCCCTCAACGACCCCACCCGCCGGGCCATCCTTGACTTGCTCAAGGACAAGGACCTGACGGCCGGGCAGATCGCGGAACAGTTTGACATCAGCTGGCCAAGTATTTCGCATCACCTGGACCTGCTCAAACGGACGGGGTTGGTGACGGCCCAGAAGGAGGGCCAGTTTGTCTATTACTCGATCAATACGACGGTCATGGACGAAATGCTGCAATGGATTCTTCAACTCACCCATAAAAAACAGCCGTGA